In a single window of the Gossypium hirsutum isolate 1008001.06 chromosome A13, Gossypium_hirsutum_v2.1, whole genome shotgun sequence genome:
- the LOC121212296 gene encoding uncharacterized protein, whose translation MSPVTKTSAESQDCAAGDDALSLAMLRILERVVGANIGSGGHGSVTERLQSNRAEIFRGIVRVALTVAEYRMEATERIMDDLDFTDEQKLKGAVSLLRDEAYQWWLTVKEGTQPDRLTWDLFKTTYQSKYVGASYIDARRCEFFNLTQGDRSVAECEAEFLRLSRYARGMVTNEYERCVQFEDGLRDSLRVLIAPQRERDFSVLVEKAKIAE comes from the coding sequence ATGTCACCTGTTACTAAGACTAGTGCTGAGTCTCAGGACTGTGCAGCTGGGGATGATGCACTGTCCCTGGCCATGCTGcgaattttggagagggtcgttggggCTAATATTGGATCTGGAGGCCATGGGTCAGTTACGGAACGACTCCAGTCGAATAGGGCTGAGATATTTAGGGGCATCGTTAGAGTTGCTCTGACTGTGGCCGAGTATCGGATGGAGGCCACAGAGCGCATAATGGATGATCTAGATTTTACTGATGAGCAGAAGCTCAAGGGGGCTGTGTCTCTGCTTCGCGAtgaggcataccagtggtggttgaccgTTAAGGAGGGTACTCAACCTGATAGGTTAACTTGGGATTTGTTTAAGACCACCTATCAGAGTAAGTATGTGGGAGCTAGCTACATTGACGCTCGGCGATGTGAGTTTTTCAATCTCACACAGGGAGACCGTTCAGTGGCCGAGTgtgaggctgaatttctgaggctgagtcGCTATGCGAGGGGCATGGTGACGAATGAGTATGAGCGCTGTGTTCAATTTGAGGATGGTCTTCGTGATAGTCTgcgagttctgatagctcctcagagagagcgagatttctCAGTCTTGGTTGAGAAGGCCAAGATAGCCGAGTAG